From a single Planctellipticum variicoloris genomic region:
- a CDS encoding RNA polymerase sigma factor: protein MVEPETRSSLMVRLRDPSDQQAWTQFVTIYEPLLLRLMRSRGLQEADARDVTQQVIVAVMQAVDSWQPDGRDASFRRWLFGIARRLALKSLQRGSPPRGPVRRGAGGTEMLELFNNLPEPEQRTVDSFDDEYRNEIFQWAATRVRDDFRETTWKAFWQTCVLHEPVADVAETLGMTAGNVYVARSRVIARLRQFIEEFEGDHDL, encoded by the coding sequence ATGGTCGAGCCGGAAACACGTTCGAGCCTGATGGTGCGACTGCGCGATCCGTCCGATCAGCAGGCCTGGACGCAATTCGTCACGATTTACGAGCCCCTTCTCCTCCGCCTGATGCGTTCCCGTGGCCTCCAGGAGGCCGACGCCCGCGACGTCACCCAGCAGGTCATCGTCGCCGTCATGCAGGCCGTCGACTCCTGGCAGCCCGACGGGCGCGACGCCTCGTTCCGCCGCTGGCTGTTCGGCATCGCCCGTCGCCTGGCCTTGAAGTCGCTCCAGCGCGGCTCGCCTCCCCGTGGACCGGTCCGTCGCGGGGCCGGCGGCACCGAAATGCTCGAACTCTTCAACAATCTTCCCGAGCCCGAACAACGCACGGTCGACTCCTTCGACGACGAATACCGCAATGAAATCTTCCAGTGGGCCGCCACGCGCGTCCGCGACGACTTCCGCGAAACCACCTGGAAGGCCTTCTGGCAGACCTGCGTCCTCCACGAACCCGTCGCCGACGTCGCCGAGACGCTCGGCATGACCGCAGGCAACGTCTACGTGGCCCGCAGCCGCGTCATCGCCCGTCTCCGCCAGTTCATCGAAGAATTCGAGGGGGACCATGACCTGTAG